The following proteins are encoded in a genomic region of Comamonas resistens:
- a CDS encoding sensor histidine kinase: MKIFQREQRSLFGEILDWMLTPLLLLWPVSLALTWLVAQGLANKPFDRALEYNAQALAQLVIVQRGKVQFNLPQSASEILRADESDTVFFQVSGVKGEYLAGDRDLPRPPATEDDPPAGTVLLRDEEYKGIDLRVAYIWVRMPLPGEPNALVQVAETREKRSVLATEIIKGVMLPQFVILPLAALLVWLALARGIKPLHRLEERIRARKPEDLSPINHKDVPLEVVPLVDSVNDLLGRLDDSIATQKRFLADAAHQLKTPLAGLRMQADLAQREGTNTEELKRSLAQIGRSSMRATHTVNQLLALARAESAVPAMHGCNLVHIVTDVVQDCLPRAMDKRIDLGYEGASASTPGVWLNGNATLLAELVRNLVDNAINYTPSSSETPGMVTVRVQADHFGQVLLLQVEDSGPGVPQAERELIFQPFYRALGTEADGSGLGLPIVMEIARQHGAQVLLQDARPGQPSPGALFTVRFKAMPGQG; this comes from the coding sequence ATGAAAATTTTTCAGCGTGAGCAGCGATCCCTCTTCGGCGAGATCCTCGACTGGATGCTCACGCCGCTGCTGCTGCTGTGGCCCGTGAGCCTGGCGCTGACCTGGCTGGTGGCCCAGGGCCTGGCCAACAAGCCCTTCGACCGCGCACTGGAATACAACGCCCAGGCTCTGGCCCAGCTGGTCATCGTGCAGCGCGGCAAGGTGCAGTTCAATCTGCCGCAGTCGGCCAGCGAGATCTTGCGGGCCGACGAGTCGGACACGGTGTTCTTTCAGGTCAGCGGCGTCAAGGGCGAATATCTGGCCGGTGACCGCGACCTGCCCCGCCCACCCGCGACCGAGGACGACCCGCCCGCCGGCACGGTGCTGCTGCGCGACGAGGAGTACAAGGGCATCGATCTGCGTGTGGCCTATATCTGGGTGCGCATGCCGCTGCCCGGCGAGCCCAACGCCCTGGTGCAGGTTGCCGAAACGCGCGAAAAGCGCAGCGTGCTGGCCACCGAAATCATCAAGGGCGTGATGCTGCCCCAGTTTGTCATCCTGCCGCTGGCAGCCCTGCTGGTATGGCTGGCGCTGGCGCGCGGCATCAAGCCGCTGCATCGGCTGGAAGAGCGCATTCGCGCGCGCAAGCCCGAAGACCTCTCGCCCATCAACCACAAGGATGTGCCGCTGGAGGTGGTGCCGCTGGTCGACTCCGTCAATGATTTGCTGGGTCGGCTCGACGATTCCATCGCCACGCAAAAGCGCTTTCTGGCCGATGCGGCCCACCAGCTCAAGACCCCGCTGGCAGGTCTGCGCATGCAGGCCGATCTGGCCCAGCGCGAGGGCACGAACACCGAGGAGCTCAAGCGCTCTCTGGCGCAGATCGGCCGCTCCAGCATGCGCGCCACGCACACCGTCAACCAGCTGCTGGCACTGGCGCGTGCCGAGAGCGCCGTGCCCGCCATGCATGGCTGCAATCTGGTGCATATCGTCACCGATGTGGTTCAGGACTGCCTGCCACGCGCCATGGACAAGCGCATAGACCTGGGCTACGAGGGCGCCAGCGCCAGCACGCCCGGCGTCTGGCTCAACGGCAATGCCACGCTGCTGGCCGAGCTGGTGCGCAATCTGGTGGACAACGCCATCAACTACACGCCATCGAGCAGCGAGACACCCGGCATGGTCACCGTGCGCGTGCAGGCCGACCACTTTGGCCAGGTGCTGCTGCTGCAGGTCGAAGACAGCGGCCCCGGTGTGCCGCAGGCCGAGCGCGAACTGATCTTCCAGCCCTTTTACCGCGCGCTGGGTACGGAAGCCGATGGCTCGGGTCTGGGCCTGCCCATCGTCATGGAAATCGCGCGCCAGCATGGCGCGCAGGTGCTGCTGCAGGATGCCAGACCCGGCCAGCCCTCGCCAGGCGCCTTGTTTACCGTGCGCTTCAAGGCCATGCCGGGACAGGGATAG
- a CDS encoding Bug family tripartite tricarboxylate transporter substrate binding protein, with protein MQRRQFIHSAAAAAVASSLSGLSLAQETSRPLRIVVPFPPGGATDMVPRNMQDVLSKLLGGQPVVIENRAGAGGSIGMAEVARATDGLTFGIATLSTQGVNPAVYKKLPYDAINDFVGVTEIVKAPGVLVINPKLIPAKTFAEFVAYLKANPGKVSFATPGNGTIAHMWGAQFLKSTGTQMTHIPYKGAGPAINDLLGGQVPVYFDQVASSLPHIKSGKVVALAVSWHERLEVLPDVPTYAQAGHPDLNDPSWFGLVAPKSTPAAQVERVQKAIIAALKDPAVKQRMAAQGLYPSGTSSADFTKQIASEVAKMKKVAASANIHMD; from the coding sequence ATGCAACGTCGTCAATTCATCCACTCTGCAGCCGCTGCTGCCGTGGCCTCTTCCCTGTCAGGTCTGTCTCTGGCACAGGAAACCTCGCGCCCCCTGCGCATCGTCGTACCCTTCCCGCCTGGCGGCGCCACCGATATGGTGCCTCGCAATATGCAGGACGTGCTGTCCAAGCTGCTGGGCGGCCAGCCCGTGGTGATCGAGAACCGCGCCGGCGCCGGCGGCTCCATCGGCATGGCCGAAGTGGCCCGCGCCACCGATGGCCTGACCTTCGGTATCGCCACGCTGTCCACCCAGGGCGTGAACCCTGCCGTCTACAAAAAGCTGCCCTACGACGCCATCAACGACTTCGTGGGCGTGACCGAAATCGTCAAGGCCCCCGGCGTGCTGGTGATCAATCCCAAGCTGATTCCCGCCAAGACTTTTGCCGAGTTTGTGGCCTACCTCAAGGCCAATCCCGGCAAGGTCAGCTTCGCCACGCCCGGCAACGGCACCATCGCCCACATGTGGGGCGCCCAGTTCCTCAAGAGCACGGGCACCCAGATGACGCATATCCCCTACAAGGGTGCAGGCCCGGCCATCAACGACCTGCTCGGCGGCCAGGTGCCCGTGTACTTCGATCAGGTGGCGTCCTCTCTGCCCCACATCAAGTCGGGCAAGGTCGTGGCGCTGGCTGTGTCCTGGCATGAGCGCCTTGAGGTGCTGCCCGATGTGCCGACCTACGCCCAGGCCGGCCATCCCGACCTCAACGATCCATCCTGGTTCGGCCTGGTCGCCCCCAAGAGCACGCCAGCCGCACAAGTGGAACGTGTGCAAAAGGCCATCATTGCCGCACTGAAGGACCCTGCGGTCAAGCAGCGCATGGCGGCTCAAGGCCTGTACCCCTCGGGCACATCGAGCGCCGACTTCACCAAGCAGATTGCCAGCGAAGTCGCCAAGATGAAGAAGGTGGCCGCGTCGGCCAATATCCATATGGACTAA
- a CDS encoding SPOR domain-containing protein, whose amino-acid sequence MLRIVFLLLLLGNAGYYMWSHGYLASMGLQPAVQSEPQRLQEQIKPDALTLQAPEPATEQAEEPVQEEPKPEEKAEPKPEAKPEPKPEKADKPEPVAAKEVKEPESCYQASGIEEKQAETIRRALAAGKLKSEWDLVASHQGGRWMVYMGKFPDAEFLDRKRGELRLMNIDFDRAGGGFEPGLSLGRFSTEEAAQRQLATFTRQGVRTARVVQERPEITTYALRLPKATPTFRNEVAALAGKNLLPKALQACPK is encoded by the coding sequence ATGCTGAGAATCGTCTTTCTGCTGCTGCTGCTGGGCAATGCCGGCTATTACATGTGGAGTCACGGCTATCTGGCCAGCATGGGGCTGCAGCCAGCGGTGCAGTCCGAACCCCAGCGTCTGCAAGAGCAGATCAAGCCCGATGCCTTGACGCTGCAAGCGCCCGAGCCTGCGACCGAGCAGGCCGAGGAGCCCGTGCAGGAAGAGCCCAAGCCCGAGGAAAAAGCGGAGCCAAAACCCGAGGCAAAGCCTGAACCCAAGCCGGAAAAGGCCGACAAGCCCGAGCCCGTGGCAGCCAAGGAGGTGAAAGAGCCAGAGAGCTGCTATCAGGCCTCCGGCATCGAGGAAAAGCAGGCCGAGACCATTCGCCGGGCCCTGGCGGCAGGCAAGCTCAAGAGCGAATGGGATCTGGTGGCCAGCCACCAGGGCGGCCGCTGGATGGTCTATATGGGCAAGTTCCCCGATGCCGAGTTTCTGGACCGCAAGCGCGGCGAGCTGCGCCTGATGAATATCGACTTCGACCGTGCGGGCGGCGGCTTCGAGCCCGGTCTGTCGCTGGGCCGTTTCTCTACCGAAGAAGCCGCGCAGCGCCAGCTGGCCACCTTCACGCGCCAGGGCGTGCGCACCGCCCGCGTGGTGCAGGAGCGCCCTGAAATCACCACCTACGCGCTGCGTCTGCCCAAGGCCACACCCACCTTCCGCAATGAAGTGGCGGCACTGGCAGGCAAGAACCTGTTGCCCAAGGCCTTGCAGGCATGTCCGAAGTGA
- a CDS encoding biotin--[acetyl-CoA-carboxylase] ligase — protein MTQPIHWNAEALWEAIAPQLPGFTVEVLPTIDSSNTELMRRARDGLTEPVLLIAEQQTQGRGRLGRNWVSGVGDSLMFSLGLPLAPRDWSGLSLAVGVSVAESLQPQLPAVGSSTPKIGIKWPNDLWLEGDRKLAGILIETASFVGAQQHDMTAPRYVVIGIGINVRPRPGDGMRTAPACLQELDAALDAPTALACILPKLVAEVQSFARHGFAPLMQRFAQRDLLAGREVNLSDGSTGMAEGVAADGGFLVRTAAGLQAVTSSEISVRPASSPLQA, from the coding sequence ATGACCCAGCCGATTCACTGGAATGCCGAAGCCTTGTGGGAAGCCATTGCGCCGCAGCTGCCGGGCTTTACGGTCGAGGTGCTGCCGACCATAGACTCCAGCAACACCGAACTCATGCGCCGCGCACGCGACGGCCTGACCGAGCCCGTGCTGCTGATTGCAGAGCAGCAGACGCAGGGCCGTGGCCGGCTGGGGCGTAACTGGGTCAGTGGTGTTGGCGATTCGCTGATGTTCTCGCTGGGCCTGCCGCTGGCGCCGCGCGACTGGTCGGGGTTGTCGCTGGCCGTGGGCGTGAGCGTGGCCGAGAGCCTGCAGCCCCAGCTGCCCGCTGTGGGCAGCAGCACTCCCAAGATCGGCATCAAATGGCCCAACGACCTCTGGCTGGAGGGGGACCGCAAGCTGGCTGGCATTCTGATCGAGACCGCCAGCTTTGTCGGCGCGCAGCAGCACGATATGACGGCACCGCGCTATGTGGTGATCGGCATAGGCATCAATGTGCGCCCGCGGCCCGGCGACGGCATGCGCACGGCCCCAGCCTGTCTGCAGGAGCTTGATGCCGCGTTGGACGCACCCACGGCCCTGGCCTGCATATTGCCCAAGCTGGTAGCCGAGGTGCAGAGCTTTGCCCGGCACGGCTTTGCACCGTTGATGCAGCGTTTTGCCCAGCGCGATCTGCTGGCCGGCCGCGAGGTGAATCTGAGCGACGGCAGCACAGGCATGGCCGAAGGTGTGGCCGCCGATGGCGGTTTTCTGGTGCGCACCGCAGCGGGCTTGCAGGCCGTGACCAGCTCTGAAATCAGTGTGCGTCCGGCCAGCAGCCCGCTGCAGGCTTGA
- a CDS encoding SET domain-containing protein, with protein MPRTSLASSTGRRIQTRRSGVHGKGVFAAQDIAEGETIIEYVGEVIDWQEAQDRHPHDPSQPNHTFYFQVDDERVIDATHKGNSSRWINHSCAPNCYTDEIAGRIYIIALRNIAAGEELNYDYGLMVEERYTPKLKAEYACYCGAANCRGTMLAPKRGWKPPFPGSTS; from the coding sequence ATGCCCCGCACATCCTTGGCCTCTTCAACGGGCCGTCGAATCCAGACAAGGCGCTCCGGCGTGCATGGCAAAGGTGTTTTCGCCGCGCAGGATATTGCGGAAGGCGAAACCATTATTGAGTATGTGGGTGAAGTCATTGACTGGCAGGAGGCGCAGGATCGTCACCCGCACGACCCCAGCCAGCCCAATCACACGTTCTACTTTCAGGTCGATGACGAGCGCGTCATCGATGCCACGCACAAGGGAAACTCCTCGCGCTGGATCAATCACAGCTGCGCGCCCAACTGCTACACCGACGAGATAGCCGGGCGCATCTACATCATCGCGCTGCGCAATATCGCTGCCGGTGAAGAGCTGAACTACGACTACGGCCTGATGGTGGAGGAGCGCTATACGCCCAAGCTCAAGGCCGAATACGCCTGCTACTGCGGTGCAGCGAATTGCCGGGGGACCATGCTGGCGCCGAAAAGGGGCTGGAAACCTCCGTTTCCTGGAAGCACCTCCTGA
- a CDS encoding DNA topoisomerase III, translating to MTKTLVIAEKPSVAQDIVRALTPVAGKFEKHDDYFESDSYVVTSAVGHLVEIQAPEQYDVKRGKWSFAHLPVIPPHFDLKPVDKTKTRLNAVVKQAKRKDVTELINACDAGREGELIFRLIEQYAGGAKGGLGKPVKRLWLQSMTPQAIRDGFNNLRSDQQMQGLASAARSRSEADWLVGINGTRAMTAFNSRDGGFFLTTVGRVQTPTLSLVVEREEKIRKFVSRDYWEVHGTFDAQAGQYLGKWFNSQWKKSDDAEAKADRLWNKAEAEAIAAAVQGKPATVTEESKPTTQASPLLFDLTSLQREANGKFGFSAKTTLALAQSLYERHKALTYPRTDSRALPEDYLPVAHQTFAMLAGSSMRHLAPFAQQAINDNYIRPSKRIFDNSKVSDHFAIIPTTQAPSGLSEAEQKLYDLVVRRFMAVFFPSAEYQVTTRISKVEQHSFKTEGKVLVKPGWLAIYGKEAANEVEDAKEGDKGQPLVAVKPGEQPRTDHADVKGLKTKPPARYSEATLLGAMESAGKQIDDDELREAMQEKGLGTPATRAAIIEGLITEKYMLREGRELIPTAKAFQLMTLLRGLGVEELSRADLTGEWEYKLSQMEKGQLSREAFMQQIQAMTEKLVKKAKEYDRDTIPGDYATLSTPCPNCGGVVKENYRRYACTGANGASEGCGFSFTKSPAGRTFETAEAEQLLRERRIGPLEGFRSKAGWPFVAEVAIVHDEEAKNYKLEFDFGDDKDSEDTGEIVDFASQQSLGPCPKCGSPVFEHGANYVCSKAVPTLAQTTPSCDFKSGQIILQQPIEREQMSKLLQTGKTDLLEKFVSNRTRRNFKAFLVWDGTAGKVNFEFEQREGKYPARKTSGAAAAKTTAAAAKKTSAAAKKTATKTTRAAAVKKPRTVSATLQPSADLAAVIGNEPTSRPDVIKKLWDYIKTNGLQDAKDKRVINADAKLKPVFGKDQVNMFELAGIVGKHVS from the coding sequence ATGACTAAAACCCTGGTGATTGCAGAAAAGCCTTCTGTCGCGCAGGACATCGTCCGTGCACTGACCCCCGTGGCAGGCAAGTTTGAAAAACACGATGACTATTTCGAGTCCGACAGCTATGTGGTGACCAGCGCGGTCGGCCATCTGGTGGAAATCCAGGCACCCGAGCAGTACGACGTCAAGCGCGGCAAATGGAGCTTTGCGCACCTGCCGGTGATTCCGCCGCATTTCGACCTCAAGCCCGTGGACAAGACCAAGACCCGCCTGAACGCCGTGGTCAAGCAGGCCAAGCGCAAGGATGTGACCGAACTCATCAACGCCTGTGACGCGGGCCGCGAAGGTGAGCTGATCTTCCGCCTGATCGAGCAATACGCAGGCGGCGCCAAGGGCGGCCTGGGCAAGCCCGTCAAGCGCCTGTGGCTGCAGTCCATGACACCGCAGGCGATTCGCGACGGCTTCAACAACCTGCGCAGCGACCAGCAGATGCAGGGACTGGCCAGCGCCGCGCGCAGCCGCTCCGAAGCCGACTGGCTGGTCGGCATCAACGGCACGCGCGCCATGACGGCCTTCAACTCGCGCGACGGCGGCTTCTTCCTGACCACCGTGGGCCGCGTGCAGACGCCCACCTTGTCGCTGGTGGTGGAGCGCGAGGAAAAGATCCGCAAGTTCGTGAGCCGCGACTACTGGGAAGTGCACGGCACTTTCGACGCCCAGGCCGGCCAGTACCTGGGCAAGTGGTTCAACTCCCAGTGGAAGAAGTCTGACGACGCCGAGGCCAAGGCCGACCGCCTGTGGAACAAGGCCGAGGCCGAGGCGATTGCTGCTGCCGTGCAGGGCAAGCCCGCCACCGTCACCGAGGAGAGCAAGCCCACCACCCAGGCATCGCCGCTGCTGTTCGACCTGACCAGCCTGCAGCGCGAGGCCAACGGCAAGTTCGGCTTCTCGGCCAAGACCACGCTGGCGCTGGCGCAAAGCCTGTACGAACGCCACAAGGCCCTGACCTACCCGCGTACCGATTCACGCGCCCTGCCCGAAGATTACCTGCCCGTGGCGCACCAGACCTTCGCCATGCTGGCAGGCAGCTCCATGCGCCATCTGGCACCGTTTGCCCAGCAGGCCATCAACGACAACTACATCCGCCCGAGCAAGCGCATCTTCGACAACAGCAAGGTCTCGGATCACTTCGCCATCATTCCGACCACGCAGGCACCTTCGGGCCTGTCCGAGGCCGAACAGAAGCTGTACGACCTGGTCGTTCGCCGCTTCATGGCCGTGTTCTTCCCCAGCGCCGAATACCAGGTCACCACACGCATCAGCAAGGTTGAGCAGCATTCCTTCAAGACCGAAGGCAAGGTGCTGGTCAAGCCGGGCTGGCTGGCCATCTACGGCAAGGAAGCCGCCAACGAGGTGGAGGATGCCAAGGAAGGCGACAAGGGCCAGCCGCTGGTTGCCGTGAAGCCCGGCGAGCAGCCGCGCACCGACCATGCCGACGTCAAGGGCCTGAAAACCAAGCCGCCGGCGCGCTATTCCGAAGCGACACTGCTGGGCGCCATGGAAAGCGCCGGCAAGCAGATCGACGACGACGAGCTGCGCGAAGCCATGCAGGAAAAAGGCCTGGGCACACCAGCCACGCGCGCGGCCATCATCGAAGGTCTGATCACCGAAAAATACATGCTGCGCGAAGGCCGCGAGCTGATCCCCACGGCCAAGGCCTTCCAGCTGATGACGCTGCTGCGCGGCCTGGGCGTGGAAGAACTCTCGCGTGCCGACCTGACCGGCGAATGGGAATACAAGCTCTCGCAGATGGAAAAAGGCCAGCTCTCGCGCGAAGCCTTCATGCAGCAGATCCAGGCCATGACCGAGAAACTGGTCAAGAAGGCCAAGGAATACGACCGCGACACCATTCCCGGTGACTACGCGACGCTTTCCACGCCCTGTCCCAACTGCGGCGGCGTGGTCAAGGAAAACTATCGCCGCTACGCCTGCACGGGCGCCAATGGTGCCAGCGAGGGCTGCGGCTTCTCGTTCACCAAATCGCCCGCGGGCCGCACCTTCGAGACGGCCGAGGCCGAGCAACTGCTGCGCGAACGCCGCATCGGCCCGCTGGAAGGTTTCCGCTCCAAGGCCGGCTGGCCGTTCGTGGCCGAGGTCGCCATCGTGCACGACGAAGAAGCCAAGAACTACAAGCTGGAATTCGACTTCGGCGACGACAAGGACTCCGAGGACACCGGCGAAATCGTGGACTTCGCCAGCCAGCAAAGCCTGGGCCCCTGTCCCAAGTGCGGCTCGCCCGTCTTCGAGCATGGCGCCAACTATGTCTGCTCCAAGGCCGTGCCCACGCTGGCCCAGACCACGCCCAGCTGCGACTTCAAGAGCGGCCAGATCATCCTGCAGCAGCCCATAGAGCGCGAGCAGATGAGCAAGCTGCTGCAGACCGGCAAGACCGATCTGCTGGAGAAGTTCGTCTCCAACCGCACGCGCCGCAACTTCAAGGCCTTCCTGGTCTGGGATGGCACCGCGGGCAAGGTCAACTTCGAGTTCGAGCAACGCGAAGGCAAATATCCGGCACGCAAGACCAGCGGCGCAGCAGCTGCCAAAACTACAGCAGCTGCTGCGAAGAAAACCAGCGCTGCTGCCAAGAAGACCGCAACCAAGACAACCAGGGCCGCAGCCGTCAAAAAGCCGCGCACCGTCAGCGCCACGCTCCAGCCCAGCGCCGATCTGGCAGCGGTGATCGGCAATGAGCCCACCTCACGCCCTGACGTGATCAAGAAGCTCTGGGACTACATCAAGACCAACGGTCTGCAGGATGCCAAGGACAAGCGTGTCATCAATGCCGATGCCAAGCTCAAGCCTGTGTTCGGCAAGGATCAGGTCAATATGTTCGAGCTGGCCGGCATCGTGGGCAAGCATGTGAGCTAA
- a CDS encoding tyrosine-protein phosphatase — translation MNANDDLTLAAGPEAEAPLFSRPIALEGASNFRDLGGYQGLDGRRLQWRKLYRSAHLAHLTQNDLDQLRALGVTRSADFRGLGESAHLAYDWPQLNRHALTVEPTVVQRAQSLMDQGQTLTARDTEALMHDTYRSFVDVYGQRFAQFFALLQSSDDPLVFHCTAGKDRTGWAAALLLTALGVDEAQIMDDYLLTNQLFKRPELSHLDMPEDALDALWRVQPSYLMASVDTVRTHYDSLDSYLTQALGVDQAARDRLAELYLTE, via the coding sequence ATGAATGCAAACGATGACCTGACCCTGGCCGCCGGCCCCGAGGCTGAAGCCCCCCTCTTCAGCCGTCCTATCGCGCTGGAGGGTGCCTCCAATTTTCGCGACCTGGGTGGCTATCAGGGCCTGGACGGCCGCCGCCTGCAGTGGCGCAAGCTCTACCGCTCGGCCCATCTGGCCCATTTGACGCAAAACGACCTGGACCAGCTCAGGGCGCTGGGCGTTACCCGCAGCGCGGACTTTCGCGGCCTCGGGGAAAGCGCGCATCTGGCCTATGACTGGCCTCAGCTGAACCGCCACGCGCTGACGGTGGAGCCCACGGTGGTGCAGCGCGCCCAGTCCCTGATGGACCAGGGCCAGACGCTGACGGCCCGCGACACCGAGGCGCTGATGCATGACACCTACCGCAGCTTTGTGGATGTCTACGGCCAGCGCTTTGCCCAGTTCTTCGCCCTGCTGCAAAGCAGTGACGATCCGCTGGTCTTTCACTGCACGGCCGGCAAGGACCGCACAGGCTGGGCCGCCGCCCTGCTGCTGACGGCCCTGGGCGTGGATGAAGCGCAGATCATGGATGACTACCTGCTGACCAACCAGCTGTTCAAGCGCCCGGAGCTGAGCCATCTGGATATGCCCGAAGACGCACTCGATGCGCTGTGGCGCGTGCAGCCCTCGTACCTGATGGCTTCGGTCGATACCGTCCGCACTCATTACGACAGCCTGGACAGCTATCTGACCCAGGCTCTGGGCGTGGACCAGGCTGCCCGTGATCGGCTGGCCGAACTTTACCTGACTGAATAA
- a CDS encoding NADP-dependent malic enzyme, with amino-acid sequence MSETKPITSIDKRALLRQAALEYHEFPKPGKVAITATKPMANQHDLALAYSPGVAAPCEEIVKDAAAAYKYTSRGNLVGVISNGTAVLGLGDIGALASKPVMEGKGVLFKKFAGVDVFDIEINEKDPQKLVEVIAALEPTFGAINLEDIKAPECFYVERELRKRMNIPVFHDDQHGTAITVAAAMVNALKVAGKKIEEIKLVASGAGAAALACLNLLLEIGLKRENVFVTDIAGVVYEGRTELMDPDKALFAQKTELRTLGEVIEGADAFLGLSAGNVLKQDMVRKMAAKPIIFALANPNPEITPEDVKAVRDDAIIATGRSDYPNQVNNVLCFPYIFRGALDCGATTITTSMEVACVYAIAALAEAEQSEEVAAAYVGQELSFGPEYLIPKPFDPRLMLIVAPAVAQAAAEAGVAQRPIQDMDAYREHLKTFVYASGTMMKPIVTAAKKSAKKRVAYAEGEEERILRAAQIVVDERIARPTLIGRPAIIAQRIEKFGLRLKEGADYDVVNVEHDERYRDFWKTYHRMTERKGITEPIAKIEMRRRLTLIGSMLLHKGEVDGLICGTWNNTNVHLNYIDQVIGKRTGVATYACMNGLLLPERQVFLVDTHVNYDPTAEQLAEITIMAAEEMMRFGIKPKAALLSHSNFGSSNQPSALKMRQTLDLLREQAPWLEVDGEMHGDVALDGKSRAKLMPNSTLLGDANLLVLPNIDAANISYNLLKQAAGGGIAIGPVLLGAAKPVHVLTPSTTVRRIVNMTALTVADANVSR; translated from the coding sequence ATGTCCGAAACCAAGCCCATTACTTCGATTGATAAACGCGCTTTGCTGCGCCAGGCGGCCCTGGAATATCACGAATTCCCCAAGCCCGGCAAGGTGGCCATCACGGCGACCAAGCCCATGGCCAACCAACACGACCTGGCGCTGGCCTACTCGCCCGGCGTGGCTGCTCCCTGCGAAGAGATCGTCAAGGACGCTGCTGCGGCCTATAAGTACACCAGCCGCGGCAATCTGGTCGGTGTGATCTCCAACGGTACGGCCGTGCTGGGCCTGGGCGACATCGGTGCGCTGGCTTCCAAGCCCGTGATGGAGGGCAAGGGCGTTCTGTTCAAGAAGTTCGCTGGCGTCGATGTGTTCGACATCGAAATCAATGAAAAAGACCCACAGAAGCTGGTGGAAGTGATTGCCGCGCTGGAGCCTACCTTCGGTGCCATCAACCTTGAAGACATCAAGGCGCCCGAATGCTTCTATGTGGAGCGAGAGCTGCGCAAGCGCATGAACATTCCCGTCTTCCACGACGACCAGCACGGCACGGCCATCACCGTGGCAGCAGCCATGGTCAATGCGCTGAAGGTCGCCGGCAAGAAGATCGAGGAGATCAAGCTGGTCGCTTCGGGTGCCGGTGCTGCGGCCCTGGCCTGCCTGAACCTGCTGCTGGAAATCGGCCTCAAGCGCGAGAACGTGTTCGTGACCGACATCGCCGGCGTGGTCTACGAAGGCCGTACCGAGCTGATGGACCCCGACAAGGCTCTGTTCGCCCAGAAGACCGAGCTGCGTACGCTGGGCGAGGTCATCGAAGGTGCCGACGCCTTCCTGGGCCTGTCCGCCGGCAATGTGCTCAAGCAGGACATGGTCAGGAAGATGGCGGCCAAGCCCATCATCTTCGCGCTGGCCAACCCCAACCCCGAAATCACGCCCGAGGACGTGAAGGCGGTGCGCGACGACGCCATCATCGCCACGGGCCGTTCGGACTATCCGAACCAGGTCAACAACGTCCTGTGCTTCCCCTATATCTTCCGCGGTGCGCTGGACTGCGGTGCGACCACCATCACCACCTCGATGGAAGTGGCCTGCGTGTACGCCATCGCTGCGCTGGCCGAGGCCGAGCAATCGGAAGAAGTGGCCGCAGCCTATGTGGGGCAGGAGCTGAGCTTCGGTCCCGAGTACCTGATTCCCAAGCCTTTCGATCCGCGTCTGATGCTGATCGTGGCCCCTGCCGTGGCCCAGGCCGCGGCCGAGGCCGGCGTGGCCCAGCGTCCCATCCAGGACATGGATGCCTACCGCGAGCATCTGAAGACCTTTGTCTATGCCTCCGGCACCATGATGAAGCCCATCGTGACGGCCGCCAAGAAGTCCGCCAAGAAGCGCGTGGCCTATGCCGAGGGCGAGGAAGAGCGCATCCTGCGCGCGGCGCAGATCGTGGTCGACGAGCGCATTGCCCGTCCCACGCTGATCGGTCGCCCGGCCATCATTGCCCAGCGCATCGAGAAGTTCGGCCTGCGTCTGAAGGAAGGCGCCGACTACGATGTGGTCAATGTCGAGCATGACGAGCGTTACCGCGACTTCTGGAAGACCTACCACCGCATGACGGAGCGCAAGGGCATTACCGAGCCCATTGCCAAGATCGAGATGCGCCGTCGCCTGACGCTGATCGGCTCCATGCTGCTGCACAAGGGCGAGGTCGACGGCCTGATCTGCGGCACCTGGAACAACACCAATGTGCACCTGAACTACATCGATCAGGTCATCGGCAAGCGCACCGGCGTGGCCACCTATGCCTGCATGAACGGCCTGCTGCTGCCCGAGCGCCAGGTCTTCCTGGTCGACACCCATGTCAACTACGATCCCACGGCCGAGCAGCTGGCCGAGATCACCATCATGGCTGCCGAGGAGATGATGCGCTTCGGCATCAAGCCCAAGGCCGCTTTGCTGAGCCACTCCAACTTTGGCTCCAGCAACCAGCCCAGCGCCCTGAAGATGCGCCAGACCCTGGATCTGCTGCGCGAGCAGGCTCCCTGGCTGGAAGTCGACGGCGAAATGCATGGCGACGTGGCGCTGGACGGCAAGAGCCGCGCCAAGCTCATGCCCAACAGCACGCTGCTGGGCGATGCCAACCTGCTGGTGCTGCCCAATATCGATGCGGCCAATATCAGCTACAACCTGCTCAAGCAGGCGGCGGGCGGCGGCATTGCCATCGGCCCGGTGCTGCTGGGTGCGGCCAAGCCCGTGCATGTGCTGACCCCCAGCACCACGGTGCGCCGCATCGTGAACATGACGGCCCTGACCGTTGCGGACGCGAATGTGAGCCGCTGA